A genomic region of Xiphophorus couchianus chromosome 18, X_couchianus-1.0, whole genome shotgun sequence contains the following coding sequences:
- the gdpd5b gene encoding glycerophosphodiester phosphodiesterase domain-containing protein 5 isoform X1 → MVKHQPLQVYERQLCLSCITGIYGCRWKRYQRSHDNTTKWELLWSIILLFTFSLLLIWSYFWWEADNDYNEFNWFLYNNSGEWADGTVPILATTAAGFTYIAFLMVLALCHVALGQQLNLHWLHKIGVTASLLTTIVGIISVNQTWTQEWDIIPISLQATGPFLHIGALAAATALSWIVAGQVARAEKTIFQVVVVLLYLSVLLGLYVLPLYISSPCIMDPRTLKPRPEVFGHQGAPMLAPENTLWSFQRALQMNVTGLEADVAISVDGVPFLMHDLTLRRTTNVDEVFPDRKTKAASRFNWTDLQQLNAGEWFLKNDPFWTAGSMSQKERNLTSKQRVCSLEQLLKMASDHNITVVVRLRRPPRDHPFNSTWINETLQVVQNSGLLQNLVMWTPDDEREQVKQWAPGFIQTSLVKRSPENLHSSGISGLLLRYNQVNTDEITNFSKNNISLTLYTVNEPWLFSMLWCSGVSAVSSEAPHILRKVPSPIWLMSPRNYRLIWVSADLISFAVVIGIFILQNYHMIRYRMSGIRSYNPEQIMLSAAVRTSSRDINVMKEKLIFSEVRNGGSAEELYEEQCFDSYTNQSISQ, encoded by the exons TGGGAGCTGCTGTGGTCTATCATCCTCCTTTTCAccttctctctgctgctcatCTGGTCCTACTTCTGGTGGGAGGCAGACAACGACTACAATGAATTCAACTG GTTCCTGTACAATAACTCTGGGGAGTGGGCTGATGGAACCGTTCCCATCCTAGCAACAACTGCTGCTGGATTCACCtacattgcatttttaatg gttttagcACTTTGCCATGTTGCACTTGGGCAACAGTTGAATTTGCACTGGCTTCATAAG ATAGGAGTAACTGCTTCTTTACTCACCACTATTGTGGGGATAATATCAGTCAATCAAACATGGACACAAGAGTGGGATATCATCCCCATCTCCTTGCAG GCTACAGGTCCATTCCTGCATATAGGGGCTCTTGCTGCAGCCACAGCCTTGTCATGGATTGTTGCAGGACAAGTTGCCCGTGCAGAAAAAACAA TCTTTCAGGTGGTGGTTGTGTTGCTGTACCTCAGTGTGTTACTAGGACTCTACGTTCTGCCACTTTATATCTCCTCCCCCTGCATCATGGATCCCAGGACCCTTAAACCACGGCCAGAGGTGTTTGGCCACCAGGGAGCCCCCATG CTTGCTCCAGAGAACACGCTGTGGTCGTTTCAGCGAGCTCTGCAGATGAACGTCACTGGACTGGAGGCTGACGTAGCCATAAG TGTGGACGGCGTACCTTTCCTAATGCATGACCTCACCCTGCGGAGAACCACAAACGTGGATGAGGTTtttccagacagaaaaacaaaagcagcttcACGGTTTAACTGGACGGATCTGCAGCAGCTCAACGCAGGAGAGTGGTTCCTCAAG AATGACCCCTTCTGGACCGCAGGCTCCATGTCCCAGAAGGAAAGGAATCTCACCTCCAAGCAGAGGGTGTGCAGCCTGGAGCAGCTTCTAAAGATGGCCTCCGATCACAACATCACAGTAGTTGTCAGATTGCGGAGGCCTCCTCGTGATCACCCCTTCAACTCCACATGGATCAATGAGACGCTGCAAGTAGTGCAGAATTCTGGACTTCTTCAGAATCTG GTGATGTGGACTCCGGATGATGAGAGAGAGCAGGTGAAGCAGTGGGCACCTGGCTTCATCCAGACCTCGCTGGTGAAACGCAGTCCAGAAAATCTGCACAGCTCTGGCATCAGCGGGCTGTTGCTCAGATACAACCAAGTGAACACTGATGAAATCAC AAACTTCTCCAAAAACAACATCAGCCTTACTCTCTACACTGTCAACGAGCCGTGGCTGTTCTCGATGCTCTGGTGCAGCGGCGTGTCAGCTGTCTCCTCAGAGGCCCCACATATCCTCAGAAAGGTGCCTTCTCCCATCTGGCTCATG agccCAAGAAATTACCGGCTGATATGGGTGTCTGCAGACCTCATTTCCTTTGCTGTAGTCATAGGaatattcattttacaaaa CTATCACATGATCAG GTATCGAATGAGCGGCATACGCAGCTACAATCCTGAACAGATCATGCTGAGCGCGGCGGTCAGGACGTCCAGTCGAGACATCAACGTCATGAAGGAGAAACTGATCTTCTCCG AGGTGAGGAACGGTGGCAGTGCTGAGGAGCTGTATGAAGAGCAATGCTTTGACTCCTACACCAATCAGAGTATCAGCCAGTGA
- the gdpd5b gene encoding glycerophosphodiester phosphodiesterase domain-containing protein 5 isoform X2 translates to MVKHQPLQVYERQLCLSCITGIYGCRWKRYQRSHDNTTKWELLWSIILLFTFSLLLIWSYFWWEADNDYNEFNWFLYNNSGEWADGTVPILATTAAGFTYIAFLMVLALCHVALGQQLNLHWLHKIGVTASLLTTIVGIISVNQTWTQEWDIIPISLQATGPFLHIGALAAATALSWIVAGQVARAEKTIFQVVVVLLYLSVLLGLYVLPLYISSPCIMDPRTLKPRPEVFGHQGAPMLAPENTLWSFQRALQMNVTGLEADVAISVDGVPFLMHDLTLRRTTNVDEVFPDRKTKAASRFNWTDLQQLNAGEWFLKNDPFWTAGSMSQKERNLTSKQRVCSLEQLLKMASDHNITVVVRLRRPPRDHPFNSTWINETLQVVQNSGLLQNLVMWTPDDEREQVKQWAPGFIQTSLVKRSPENLHSSGISGLLLRYNQVNTDEITNFSKNNISLTLYTVNEPWLFSMLWCSGVSAVSSEAPHILRKVPSPIWLMSPRNYRLIWVSADLISFAVVIGIFILQKYRMSGIRSYNPEQIMLSAAVRTSSRDINVMKEKLIFSEVRNGGSAEELYEEQCFDSYTNQSISQ, encoded by the exons TGGGAGCTGCTGTGGTCTATCATCCTCCTTTTCAccttctctctgctgctcatCTGGTCCTACTTCTGGTGGGAGGCAGACAACGACTACAATGAATTCAACTG GTTCCTGTACAATAACTCTGGGGAGTGGGCTGATGGAACCGTTCCCATCCTAGCAACAACTGCTGCTGGATTCACCtacattgcatttttaatg gttttagcACTTTGCCATGTTGCACTTGGGCAACAGTTGAATTTGCACTGGCTTCATAAG ATAGGAGTAACTGCTTCTTTACTCACCACTATTGTGGGGATAATATCAGTCAATCAAACATGGACACAAGAGTGGGATATCATCCCCATCTCCTTGCAG GCTACAGGTCCATTCCTGCATATAGGGGCTCTTGCTGCAGCCACAGCCTTGTCATGGATTGTTGCAGGACAAGTTGCCCGTGCAGAAAAAACAA TCTTTCAGGTGGTGGTTGTGTTGCTGTACCTCAGTGTGTTACTAGGACTCTACGTTCTGCCACTTTATATCTCCTCCCCCTGCATCATGGATCCCAGGACCCTTAAACCACGGCCAGAGGTGTTTGGCCACCAGGGAGCCCCCATG CTTGCTCCAGAGAACACGCTGTGGTCGTTTCAGCGAGCTCTGCAGATGAACGTCACTGGACTGGAGGCTGACGTAGCCATAAG TGTGGACGGCGTACCTTTCCTAATGCATGACCTCACCCTGCGGAGAACCACAAACGTGGATGAGGTTtttccagacagaaaaacaaaagcagcttcACGGTTTAACTGGACGGATCTGCAGCAGCTCAACGCAGGAGAGTGGTTCCTCAAG AATGACCCCTTCTGGACCGCAGGCTCCATGTCCCAGAAGGAAAGGAATCTCACCTCCAAGCAGAGGGTGTGCAGCCTGGAGCAGCTTCTAAAGATGGCCTCCGATCACAACATCACAGTAGTTGTCAGATTGCGGAGGCCTCCTCGTGATCACCCCTTCAACTCCACATGGATCAATGAGACGCTGCAAGTAGTGCAGAATTCTGGACTTCTTCAGAATCTG GTGATGTGGACTCCGGATGATGAGAGAGAGCAGGTGAAGCAGTGGGCACCTGGCTTCATCCAGACCTCGCTGGTGAAACGCAGTCCAGAAAATCTGCACAGCTCTGGCATCAGCGGGCTGTTGCTCAGATACAACCAAGTGAACACTGATGAAATCAC AAACTTCTCCAAAAACAACATCAGCCTTACTCTCTACACTGTCAACGAGCCGTGGCTGTTCTCGATGCTCTGGTGCAGCGGCGTGTCAGCTGTCTCCTCAGAGGCCCCACATATCCTCAGAAAGGTGCCTTCTCCCATCTGGCTCATG agccCAAGAAATTACCGGCTGATATGGGTGTCTGCAGACCTCATTTCCTTTGCTGTAGTCATAGGaatattcattttacaaaa GTATCGAATGAGCGGCATACGCAGCTACAATCCTGAACAGATCATGCTGAGCGCGGCGGTCAGGACGTCCAGTCGAGACATCAACGTCATGAAGGAGAAACTGATCTTCTCCG AGGTGAGGAACGGTGGCAGTGCTGAGGAGCTGTATGAAGAGCAATGCTTTGACTCCTACACCAATCAGAGTATCAGCCAGTGA